The Pontibacter pudoricolor genome contains a region encoding:
- a CDS encoding adenylosuccinate synthase — translation MAVDILLGLQWGDEGKGKIVDVLAPTYDIVARFQGGPNAGHTLEFEGTKHVLHQIPSGIFHPHIQNIIGNGVVLDPIVFRIEMQKLQDRGLDAAKNLFISKKASLILPSHKILDRVSEEALGSGKIGSTLKGIGPTYQDKIGRVGLRVGDILAADFQDRYNKLVERHRKTVEFYGQSLELGEQEQLFFEAVDYLRSLKLVDTEYMINEALQSGKRILAEGAQGSLLDVDFGTYPFVTSSTTMVAGACTGLGVAPKYIGEVYGIFKAYCTRVGSGPFPTELLNEEGEAIRQAGREFGSTTGRPRRCGWVDLPTLKYSIMLNGVTQLNMMKADVLTDFDTIKVCTHYRLASGEITDQLPHSLDEAGLEPIYEELPGWRVDLNKIDTTEELPEAFKSYLSYIESHLNVPITIVSVGPDRKSTLKREAEKV, via the coding sequence ATGGCAGTTGATATTTTATTAGGTCTGCAGTGGGGCGACGAAGGCAAAGGCAAAATCGTTGACGTACTGGCACCTACCTATGACATTGTAGCCCGTTTCCAGGGTGGTCCGAATGCAGGACATACGTTAGAGTTTGAAGGCACCAAGCATGTGCTGCACCAGATCCCATCCGGAATTTTCCATCCGCATATCCAGAACATAATTGGCAATGGCGTAGTGCTAGACCCAATCGTGTTCCGCATAGAAATGCAGAAACTACAGGACCGTGGTCTAGATGCTGCCAAAAACCTGTTCATCTCTAAAAAAGCATCGCTTATTCTTCCGTCGCATAAGATTTTAGACAGAGTATCAGAAGAAGCGTTGGGCAGCGGCAAGATTGGTTCTACTTTAAAAGGCATTGGCCCGACGTATCAGGATAAAATTGGTCGTGTTGGCTTACGTGTGGGCGATATTCTGGCTGCTGATTTCCAGGATCGTTATAATAAACTGGTAGAGCGCCACCGCAAAACTGTTGAGTTCTATGGCCAGTCGCTTGAACTGGGCGAACAGGAGCAATTGTTCTTTGAGGCTGTAGATTATCTGCGTAGCCTAAAACTGGTTGACACGGAGTATATGATTAACGAAGCCCTGCAAAGCGGCAAACGTATTCTGGCCGAAGGCGCTCAAGGCTCTTTACTGGATGTTGACTTCGGAACTTACCCATTTGTAACGTCTTCCACAACTATGGTTGCTGGTGCATGCACAGGTTTAGGTGTTGCTCCTAAATACATAGGCGAAGTATACGGAATCTTTAAAGCATACTGCACGCGTGTAGGTAGTGGCCCATTCCCGACAGAGTTATTGAACGAAGAAGGAGAAGCTATCCGCCAGGCAGGCCGCGAATTCGGTTCAACAACTGGTCGTCCGCGTCGTTGTGGCTGGGTAGATCTGCCAACACTTAAGTATAGTATCATGCTGAACGGGGTTACCCAGCTTAACATGATGAAAGCCGATGTGCTGACAGATTTTGATACTATAAAAGTGTGCACGCACTATAGATTAGCTTCAGGAGAGATAACAGACCAACTGCCACACTCACTGGACGAGGCAGGCTTAGAGCCTATTTATGAAGAACTGCCAGGCTGGAGAGTAGATCTGAATAAAATAGACACTACAGAAGAATTACCGGAAGCTTTTAAGAGTTACCTTTCTT